In Desulfobacter hydrogenophilus, the genomic stretch AACGCTGATCGCTTTGACCTTGAATGATTTTAATACAAAGGGAGCCGATGAATTTTAAGAATTCACTGAACGGCTAAATGATTGATCGGCAAACGAAAATGGTATTTGATTAAAACTATTAACTACTTTGTTTTTTTTTGGGGAGGGCATCCTACAACTGATTCTTCAGTAAGGTTACCCCTTAAACAAAATACCATCAATGCCGAATTTAAAAGCCAGGACCATTATTGATAGTTATGATGATTAAACTGTGTTCAGTATAAGAAAGGAGTTCAGCCCGCCTAAATCTTCTGAGCCGGAATATTTTATTGATTTTTTTGCACGAATAAGATTACTCTTTAATCAATTGAACGTCAAACAAAACATAAGGAACACGCAATGGCATCGGGGAAAGTGACGATTATGGACGGTGGCATTGGCAGGGAGCTGGAACGGCAGGGCGCACCGTTCAGGCAGCCGGAGTGGTCAGCACTGGCCATTATGGAGGCCCCTTCGGTTGTCAAGGCGGTCCATAAATCATTTATTGAAAGCGGCGCATCTGTTATAACAACCAACAGCTATGCCCTGGTCCCTTTTCATATTGGCGAAGAAAAATTTAAAAAACAGAGCAGGACGCTGGCAACTATCGCCGGAAAAACGGCTCGGGCAGCCGTCAATGAAACCCGAACCGAAACCCGGACCCGCATATGTGTTGCAGGTTCCATCCCTCCATTGTTTGGCTCCTACCGTGCCGATCTGTACCGGCCGGAGCGGGTGGTTGAAATTGCAACCCCTTTAGTAGAGGGGCTTTCTCCGTATATAGATTTATGGCTATGTGAAACCCAGAGTCTGATTGATGAACCGCTCAGGATCAAGTCCTTGACGGATCAACTGGACATGTCAAGCAAGCCGTTCTGGATCTCTTTCACCCTGGACGATTTACATTTAAATCGTGAACCAGTATTACGGTCCGGCGAATCTGTGGCTGATGCGGTCAAAGCGATGGTCAATGCCAAGGTGGATGCTATCTTATTTAACTGCTGCCAACCCGAGGTGATCAGTCAGGCCATCAAGGTAACCCAAAGTCAATTGGCACGCTTAGGCGTTGGGAATATTGAAATTGGCGCCTATGCCAATGCTTTTCCGCCGCAACCTGAAGATGCAAAGGCAAACAAAAAACTCAACGATATGCGTACTGATTTAACCCCCTCATCATATCTGAACTGGGCTCAAAAATGGGTTCAGGAAGGCGCAACACTGATCGGTGGATGCTGTGGGATCGGCCCCGAGCATATTTCGGTCTTATCCAAAAAGCTGGTTTACGCGTAAGGCGTCACCATTATTCGTAATCGCTTTTGTAACCCGGATATTGACCCGGGCCTAAATAGAATGATATAAAAGCTGTCATTTCAACCCTTAGAATATATGAAAGATATGGACAAGCAAGCAGTTAAAAGAGATTTATTTGATTTTGAAATAGGCTATCTGACCCAAAGCCCATGCGTCAATTGTGAATTCAGGGAACACCTGCCAAAATGCCACGCGGACTGCATTCTTTTGGACCAGATCCAGACCTGTCTGGCCCGGGGTATATCTTCCCAGTCCTCCCATTATGAAAGCTAACTCGGGACTACCTTTTCACGTCTCCTCCCGTTCCAAAATAAAACAATACCTGACCCTTAAACTTTATAACGACCTTAAAGAGATCCGCACCTCGTCGGGATACAGTATTGATCAGGCCATCAGGTCCGGCATTGAAAACCCCGATTCCAACATTGGCATCTATGCCGGGGATATGGAAAGCTACGACTGCTTTGCACCGGTGCTGCTACCCATCATTGAGGACTACCACCACCTTGATCCGGGTTGGTCTCATAAGCCCGGCCTGCAGGAAGCGATTTTGGCGGACCTAGACCCGGAACAGATATTCATACGTTCATCCCGGATACGGGTGGCAAGAAACCTATATCGGTTTCCTTTTTCAGGAAACATGAACACAGATCAGCGACTGGCCCTGGAAGAGACGGTAAAACAGGCATTTAAAACCCTGCCCGAAAAACTATCCGGCACTTATACCGCTTTTACGGATTTGAATAAAAAACAGTTCAATACCCTGCTAAAAAAAGGGCTGGCCTTTCCTAAAGGCGACCGGTTCATGGATGCTGCAGGCATAAACCGGGATTATCCCCTTGGACGCGGCATATTCACAAGCCGGGACAAAGTGGTCCGGGTATGGGTCAATGAGGAAGATCATATGCGCATCATAGCCCAATCTGAGGGCGGAAATATTGCTTATGTTTTCAACCGGATGATACAGATGATCAGGGCCTTGGACGACAAACTTGATTTTGCCTTTGACCGGGAAAAAGGATTCCTCACAGCCTGCCCTACCAATATCGGGACAGCCATGCGGGCAGGTGTGCACATCCATCTTGAAAAATTGGAACAAAACCCATCTTTTCTTAAAGCCATAACCAGGGAGCACCACCTGCAGCTGCGGGGCACGGGCGGGGAAAAAACCGCTGTTGAAGAAGCCGTCTTTGACATCTCCAATGCCCGCAGGTTAGGTATCAGCGCCAATACCATTTTAAAGGATCTTTACAGGGGGGTGCAGGCCATGATTGAGGCAGAAAATAGAGTCGAGTGAATCGGATAATTAATCCGGCCTAATCCCTCTCACAGAACCGTACTTACTGGCAAGAATATCAGATGGAACATTCGGGTAAAAAATTTATTTCTCCAATTGAGCCGTTGGCATTAATCGGATAACCACTACAAATTTACTGGGGGTATTTTTAAACCGTTGTTCTTGGGGATCTACCAAAAAAACAGGAGTATAATCTTTTACCAGACCAATTCAGCCAGGTATTATCCAAATTCAAGTAGACGAGAGCCTATCATGAAATTTTAAACAGATACGTGCAGACTTGATACGTGCAAACT encodes the following:
- a CDS encoding homocysteine S-methyltransferase family protein, whose protein sequence is MASGKVTIMDGGIGRELERQGAPFRQPEWSALAIMEAPSVVKAVHKSFIESGASVITTNSYALVPFHIGEEKFKKQSRTLATIAGKTARAAVNETRTETRTRICVAGSIPPLFGSYRADLYRPERVVEIATPLVEGLSPYIDLWLCETQSLIDEPLRIKSLTDQLDMSSKPFWISFTLDDLHLNREPVLRSGESVADAVKAMVNAKVDAILFNCCQPEVISQAIKVTQSQLARLGVGNIEIGAYANAFPPQPEDAKANKKLNDMRTDLTPSSYLNWAQKWVQEGATLIGGCCGIGPEHISVLSKKLVYA
- a CDS encoding phosphagen kinase — translated: MKANSGLPFHVSSRSKIKQYLTLKLYNDLKEIRTSSGYSIDQAIRSGIENPDSNIGIYAGDMESYDCFAPVLLPIIEDYHHLDPGWSHKPGLQEAILADLDPEQIFIRSSRIRVARNLYRFPFSGNMNTDQRLALEETVKQAFKTLPEKLSGTYTAFTDLNKKQFNTLLKKGLAFPKGDRFMDAAGINRDYPLGRGIFTSRDKVVRVWVNEEDHMRIIAQSEGGNIAYVFNRMIQMIRALDDKLDFAFDREKGFLTACPTNIGTAMRAGVHIHLEKLEQNPSFLKAITREHHLQLRGTGGEKTAVEEAVFDISNARRLGISANTILKDLYRGVQAMIEAENRVE